The Streptomyces spororaveus genome includes a region encoding these proteins:
- a CDS encoding CIS tube protein: MASSARASRARAQLTLKEPPASVGAKPGGVVAKLDLQFNPSTLQLGKTTEWRRSPSRMAGQSALPEFVGSGPRTLSLDVFLDATATHDNSVEQAVEKLMKACVPTPASLGRKKPASPWVRFEWGSARTTSFDGVLSNLSVSYTLFDVDGKPLRATCSLSIEEASVDPPGQNPTSGSRTARSTHTVVAGDSLAMLAWREYGDATAWRVIAEANGIDDPMALVPGSEIVVPGTRDQHGEEEQR; the protein is encoded by the coding sequence ATGGCCTCATCGGCACGCGCCAGCCGCGCCCGGGCCCAGCTCACCCTCAAGGAGCCCCCGGCCTCCGTCGGCGCCAAGCCGGGCGGGGTGGTCGCGAAGCTCGACCTCCAGTTCAACCCGTCGACCCTGCAGCTGGGCAAGACCACCGAGTGGCGGCGCTCCCCGTCCCGGATGGCCGGGCAGTCGGCGCTGCCCGAGTTCGTCGGCAGCGGTCCGCGCACGCTCAGCCTGGACGTGTTCCTGGACGCGACCGCCACCCACGACAACTCGGTGGAGCAGGCGGTGGAGAAGCTGATGAAGGCGTGCGTGCCGACCCCGGCCAGCCTCGGCCGCAAGAAGCCGGCGAGCCCCTGGGTGCGCTTCGAGTGGGGCAGCGCGCGGACGACGTCGTTCGACGGGGTCCTGTCGAACCTGTCGGTGTCGTACACGCTCTTCGACGTGGACGGCAAACCGCTACGGGCCACCTGCTCGCTGTCCATCGAGGAGGCGAGCGTCGACCCGCCGGGCCAGAACCCGACCTCCGGCTCGCGCACCGCCCGCAGCACCCACACCGTGGTGGCGGGCGACAGCCTGGCGATGCTCGCCTGGCGCGAGTACGGCGACGCGACGGCCTGGCGGGTCATCGCGGAGGCCAACGGCATCGACGACCCGATGGCGCTCGTGCCGGGCAGCGAGATCGTGGTTCCCGGTACGCGGGACCAGCACGGCGAGGAGGAGCAGCGGTGA
- a CDS encoding VgrG-related protein, giving the protein MSGSEPGGRSFAADPIVEAPGELPQIWAAQLVSCVVDENVGLPDTAVLTYRDPDHEFLRATGITIGSPLRVSVATVKGQARERLFNGEVTALEIDRDRTGSFTVVRAYSKAHRLQRGRRVVAYRNMTAAAIVRKVAAGAGLAVGKVEAAPVTYKQLSQANVSDWDFLQYLAGESGAQVRVDDKGLLQFTRPVKASGAPAPSTSAVRDPMVLEYGRNLLALRAALSAADGSSTVQVRGWDVTTKRPLVAEQPSVVSDTVVPGLSPQLAARFGKSAVAVTDTPYRTQAETTAVAKAAADRTSSGFGELEAVAEGNPLLRAGKAVALGNVGQAFSGRYTATAVQHVLEPHGGYRTTVWVSSSPDRSLAGLVTGANAPGRGPRIPGLAIGVVTDVREPNGSERGAVRLKFPWLDDTYVSDWVRTVQWGGKGGGGVVSPEVNDEVLVGFEQGLLDSPYVIGGLYNGVDQPSPHDVPLIDKTSGKVNRRSVVSRSGHRVELLDAAAPGPSGLRLTTGDERLEVRLDDRRDRIELTVFAGRGRPLTSVLLDRNGITLDARQGTVKVSGRQVDIDGTAGVSIAGRSVKVSGAADVTVNGGLLATLKARLIRIN; this is encoded by the coding sequence GTGAGCGGGTCCGAACCCGGGGGCCGGTCGTTCGCGGCCGACCCGATCGTGGAGGCCCCGGGCGAACTGCCGCAGATCTGGGCGGCTCAGCTGGTGAGCTGCGTGGTGGACGAGAACGTGGGCCTGCCGGACACGGCCGTGCTCACCTACCGCGACCCCGACCACGAGTTCCTGCGTGCCACCGGCATCACCATCGGCAGTCCGCTGCGGGTGTCGGTGGCCACCGTGAAGGGGCAGGCACGGGAGCGGCTGTTCAACGGCGAGGTCACGGCCCTGGAGATCGACCGGGACCGCACCGGATCGTTCACCGTCGTGCGGGCCTACTCCAAGGCGCACCGCCTCCAGCGCGGCCGCAGGGTGGTGGCGTACCGGAACATGACGGCCGCCGCCATCGTCCGCAAGGTGGCCGCCGGAGCGGGCCTCGCCGTCGGCAAGGTGGAAGCGGCGCCGGTGACGTACAAGCAGCTGTCCCAGGCGAACGTCTCCGACTGGGACTTCCTGCAGTACCTCGCGGGCGAGAGCGGTGCCCAGGTGCGCGTCGACGACAAGGGGCTGCTCCAGTTCACCCGGCCCGTGAAGGCGTCCGGGGCGCCCGCCCCGTCGACGTCGGCCGTACGCGATCCGATGGTCCTGGAGTACGGGAGGAACCTGCTGGCCCTGCGGGCCGCGCTGTCGGCCGCCGACGGCTCCTCGACCGTGCAGGTCCGCGGCTGGGACGTGACCACCAAGCGGCCGCTGGTCGCCGAACAGCCGTCGGTGGTGAGCGACACGGTGGTACCGGGCCTCAGCCCCCAGCTCGCCGCGCGCTTCGGGAAGTCGGCCGTGGCCGTCACCGACACTCCGTACCGTACGCAGGCCGAGACCACGGCGGTCGCGAAGGCGGCGGCGGACCGGACCAGCTCCGGCTTCGGCGAACTGGAGGCGGTCGCCGAGGGGAACCCGCTGCTGCGGGCGGGCAAGGCGGTGGCGCTCGGCAACGTCGGACAGGCGTTCTCCGGCCGGTACACGGCGACGGCGGTGCAGCACGTCCTGGAGCCGCACGGCGGCTACCGCACCACCGTGTGGGTCAGCTCCAGCCCGGACCGCTCCCTGGCCGGCCTGGTGACCGGCGCCAACGCGCCGGGGCGCGGCCCGCGCATCCCGGGACTCGCGATCGGCGTGGTGACGGACGTGCGCGAGCCGAACGGCTCCGAACGCGGCGCGGTACGGCTGAAGTTCCCCTGGCTGGACGACACCTACGTCAGCGACTGGGTGCGCACCGTCCAGTGGGGCGGCAAGGGCGGCGGCGGTGTGGTGAGCCCCGAGGTCAACGACGAGGTGCTCGTCGGGTTCGAGCAGGGGCTGCTCGACAGCCCGTACGTCATCGGCGGGCTCTACAACGGCGTGGACCAGCCCTCACCGCACGACGTGCCGCTGATCGACAAGACCAGCGGGAAGGTCAACCGCCGCTCGGTCGTCTCGCGTTCGGGCCACCGCGTGGAACTGCTGGACGCGGCGGCGCCGGGCCCCTCCGGGCTGCGGCTGACGACCGGGGACGAACGGCTCGAAGTACGCCTGGACGACCGCCGGGACCGCATCGAGCTCACCGTGTTCGCGGGGCGGGGCCGCCCGCTGACCTCGGTCCTGCTGGACAGGAACGGCATCACCCTCGACGCGCGGCAGGGCACGGTGAAGGTGTCCGGCCGCCAGGTCGACATCGACGGCACCGCCGGGGTGAGCATCGCCGGCCGCTCGGTGAAGGTGTCCGGAGCCGCGGACGTCACCGTCAACGGCGGCCTGCTCGCCACCCTCAAGGCCCGGCTCATCCGCATCAACTGA
- a CDS encoding phage tail protein, with amino-acid sequence MTDNIFATSVFFRLAIGGNDLGAFHTCSGMGAEVEMESYAEGGNNGFTWQLPGRVTWSNITLTRPVTADTAKIGRWLDETLRRVEPKDGEIVALRPDLSRIISWQVFGIVPVRWQGPSFDPANSAAAVETLEIAHQGLLPT; translated from the coding sequence ATGACGGACAACATCTTCGCCACCAGCGTGTTCTTCCGGCTGGCCATCGGCGGCAACGACCTGGGCGCCTTCCACACCTGCTCCGGCATGGGCGCCGAGGTCGAGATGGAGAGCTACGCCGAGGGTGGCAACAACGGCTTCACCTGGCAGCTGCCGGGCCGTGTGACCTGGTCGAACATCACCCTCACCCGGCCCGTCACCGCGGACACGGCGAAGATCGGCCGCTGGCTGGACGAGACGCTGCGGCGGGTCGAGCCCAAGGACGGGGAGATCGTGGCGCTCCGGCCGGATCTGAGCCGGATCATCAGCTGGCAGGTGTTCGGGATCGTCCCGGTCCGCTGGCAGGGGCCGTCCTTCGACCCCGCCAACTCGGCCGCGGCGGTCGAGACGCTGGAGATCGCCCACCAGGGGCTGCTGCCCACCTGA
- a CDS encoding PAAR domain-containing protein, whose translation MPAAARTGDPTNHGGRIATPPPGAAAAVATVLIGGQPAAVVGSLHVCPVPPHAATGPANVLMPNPVALAAGAVLIGGLPAARARDQTACGAMVLTGALNVLIGGV comes from the coding sequence ATGCCAGCCGCAGCCCGTACGGGCGACCCCACCAACCACGGCGGCCGGATCGCCACGCCGCCGCCCGGCGCCGCCGCGGCGGTCGCGACGGTGCTGATCGGCGGGCAGCCCGCCGCCGTCGTGGGAAGCCTGCACGTCTGCCCGGTCCCGCCGCACGCGGCCACGGGTCCGGCCAACGTGCTCATGCCCAACCCGGTCGCCCTCGCCGCGGGCGCGGTGCTCATCGGCGGGCTGCCCGCCGCCCGGGCGCGCGACCAGACCGCGTGCGGGGCGATGGTCCTGACCGGCGCCCTGAACGTCCTGATCGGCGGTGTGTGA
- a CDS encoding GPW/gp25 family protein, whose amino-acid sequence MSERFIGRGWAFPLRVGPTGGIAMVERERELEEAIRLVLGTAPGERPMRPEFGCGIHEYVFAPGDGDTAGRVAQQVREALERWEPRIAVDEVVVAFDSVEAGTLYIDVHYTVRTTNDRRNLVFPFYTIPSEEGAEEMVAD is encoded by the coding sequence ATGAGCGAACGGTTCATCGGGCGCGGCTGGGCCTTCCCCCTGCGGGTCGGGCCGACCGGCGGGATCGCCATGGTCGAACGCGAACGGGAGCTGGAGGAGGCCATCCGGCTGGTCCTGGGCACCGCCCCGGGAGAACGGCCCATGCGGCCCGAATTCGGCTGCGGCATCCACGAGTACGTCTTCGCCCCCGGCGACGGCGACACCGCCGGACGGGTCGCCCAGCAGGTGCGCGAGGCCCTGGAACGCTGGGAGCCCCGGATCGCGGTGGACGAGGTCGTCGTGGCCTTCGACTCCGTGGAGGCGGGCACCCTCTACATCGATGTGCACTACACGGTGCGCACCACCAACGACCGGCGCAACCTGGTCTTCCCCTTCTACACGATCCCCTCCGAGGAGGGGGCCGAGGAAATGGTCGCGGACTGA